One window from the genome of Mauremys mutica isolate MM-2020 ecotype Southern chromosome 4, ASM2049712v1, whole genome shotgun sequence encodes:
- the LOC123368349 gene encoding gastrula zinc finger protein XlCGF7.1-like → MEETPHKCSDCRKSFKQSSTLRKHQQTHMKERPYKCLQCGKSFVDRSNLLRHQRSHTGERPYGCECGKSFAESSKFLEHQRTHTGERPYKCLQCGKSFADSSNLLRHQRSHTGERPYTCAQCGKSFGQNSSLMKHCRAHTGEKPYRCDECGKSFAQTSNLLEHQRIHTGLKPYRCPVCGKVFCHSSSLTNHQRVHTGERPYTCPECEKSFKHRSVLIQHERIHTGERPYKCPHCGKAFADRSVLIKHERIHTRDQPHKCAHCGKCFSDPSVLTWHERIHTGQEPAAAKHPHLGHVPVPRGAERSLGVGRL, encoded by the coding sequence ATGGAAGAAACCCCCCATAAATGTTCTGACTGCAGGAAAAGCTTTAAGCAGAGCTCGACCCTAAGGAAGCACCAGCAAACCCACATGAAGGAGCGACCCTACAAATGCCTCCAGTGTGGGAAGAGTTTTGTTGACCGCTCCAACCTCCTTCGCCATCAGAGAAGCCACACCGGGGAACGACCCTATGGGTGTGAGTGTGGGAAGAGCTTTGCTGAGAGCTCCAAGTTCCTAGAGCACCAGCGAACCCACACGGGGGAGCGACCCTACAAATGCCTGCAGTGTGGGAAGAGTTTTGCCGACAGCTCCAACCTCCTTCGCCATCAGAGGAGCCACACGGGGGAACGACCCTACACATGTGCCCAGTGCGGGAAGAGCTTTGGGCAAAACTCGAGCCTGATGAAGCACTGCAGGGCCCACACAGGCGAGAAACCCTACAGGTGTGATGAGTGCGGAAAGAGCTTTGCTCAGACCTCCAACCTCCTAGAgcaccagaggatccacacaggccTGAAACCCTACAGATGCCCTGTCTGTGGGAAAGTGTTCTGCCACAGCTCCTCGCTGACCAACCATCAGAGGGTCCACACGGGTGAGAGACCCTATACATGTCCCGAGTGTGAAAAGAGCTTCAAACACCGCTCTGTGCTTATTCAACAtgagaggatccacacaggggagcgaCCCTACAAATGCCCCCACTGCGGGAAGGCCTTCGCCGATCGCTCAGTCCTGATCAAGCATGAGCGGATCCACACGCGGGACCAACCCCACAAATGTGCCCACTGCGGGAAGTGTTTCAGTGATCCCTCTGTCCTGACCTGGCATGAGCGCATCCACACAG